CGAGTGGGAACAGATTCTGGCCGGGAAACAGTGGTTTCACTTCTCCGGGACCGCGCCCGCGCTCGGCGCGAATGTCGTGGCGGTATTGGAAGAGGCTCTTGCCGCGGCGGGGCGCCTGGGCGTAACCACGAGTTGCGACTGTAATTACCGCAGCAAGTTATGGAGCCTGGAGGACGCCAGTCGCATCCTGTCCAGACTGTTGGACCGCGTTGAAGTCTTCATCGGGGGCGCGGAAGACGCGGAGCGCCTGTTCGGCGTATCGGTTCCCGCGCACCTCCGGGCCGATGAGCACGCCCGCGCGGAATATGCGGCCAGGGCCCTTCGTGAGCGGTTTGGATTCCAGTGGGTGGCCATGCCCATGCGCAACGCCGCCTCGGCCTCCGAACAACGCTATGCCGGAATGGCCTGCGCCGCCGAGGGGTGCGCCTTCAGCCGGGTCTACGATATCCGGATCGTCGACCGAATCGGCGCGGGAGACGCATTTGCGGCGGGAATCATTTTTCAGGTCTTGTTGGGCGCGCACCCCGCGCGCGTGGCGGAATTTGCGACAGCGGCGGCATGCCTCAAGCATACGATCCGAGGTGACTTCAATCTTGTGTCGTTGCCGGAAGT
The window above is part of the Candidatus Hydrogenedentota bacterium genome. Proteins encoded here:
- a CDS encoding sugar kinase produces the protein MTFGELLLRFDPCGPLRFTQADLFEARYTGAEANVAVSLAHFGIDAFVVSKVPEHEIGQACINYLRRFGVDTSFIARGGERLGILYVETGASQRPSNVIYDRNHSSLRDVQPSEFEWEQILAGKQWFHFSGTAPALGANVVAVLEEALAAAGRLGVTTSCDCNYRSKLWSLEDASRILSRLLDRVEVFIGGAEDAERLFGVSVPAHLRADEHARAEYAARALRERFGFQWVAMPMRNAASASEQRYAGMACAAEGCAFSRVYDIRIVDRIGAGDAFAAGIIFQVLLGAHPARVAEFATAAACLKHTIRGDFNLVSLPEVEQLLEGGQAGRVQR